Proteins encoded within one genomic window of Pectobacterium araliae:
- a CDS encoding acetyltransferase, with protein MIEFRSSTPKDISHIMKIWNKAIDATHHFLVLEDRLAIEKELLAFFPTVELTLACGSSGRIIGFMYLHNGHMEALFVDPDYHGKGVGKAMVYAALAKYQKLTTDVNEQNKQAVGFYTRIGFDQIGHSKFDSQGRPYPLLHLKYRKYAEN; from the coding sequence ATGATTGAATTTCGTTCTTCTACCCCAAAAGATATTTCACATATAATGAAAATATGGAATAAAGCCATTGATGCTACTCATCATTTTTTAGTATTGGAAGATCGGTTGGCTATAGAAAAGGAACTTCTAGCCTTTTTCCCGACAGTAGAACTCACACTTGCCTGCGGATCTTCAGGACGTATTATTGGCTTCATGTATTTGCATAACGGGCATATGGAAGCGCTCTTTGTAGATCCGGATTACCATGGAAAAGGGGTAGGCAAAGCGATGGTATACGCAGCTCTAGCCAAATACCAAAAATTGACCACAGATGTAAATGAACAAAATAAGCAGGCAGTAGGCTTCTATACGCGCATTGGTTTTGACCAGATTGGACACTCAAAATTTGACAGTCAGGGCCGTCCTTATCCATTGCTTCATCTCAAGTATAGAAAGTACGCCGAAAATTGA
- a CDS encoding conjugal transfer protein TraD has product MTTKSIKQQIASAQERLYFLEAKKKQQTKKDNTRQKIIFGAEVAKVLGCDISYVDKELVFGVLLNIHNLHESDIKSYRAQGQTYIDTVINRTKS; this is encoded by the coding sequence ATGACAACAAAATCGATCAAACAACAAATTGCTTCAGCACAAGAACGCTTATACTTCTTGGAAGCAAAAAAGAAACAACAAACGAAAAAAGATAACACACGTCAGAAAATTATTTTCGGTGCAGAGGTTGCCAAAGTCTTAGGATGTGATATTAGTTATGTAGATAAGGAATTGGTCTTTGGGGTTCTGCTTAATATCCATAATCTTCATGAGAGTGATATCAAATCCTACCGAGCACAGGGCCAAACCTATATCGATACTGTTATAAACAGAACTAAGTCCTAA